One segment of Eulemur rufifrons isolate Redbay chromosome 4, OSU_ERuf_1, whole genome shotgun sequence DNA contains the following:
- the USP12 gene encoding ubiquitin carboxyl-terminal hydrolase 12 — translation MEILMTVSKFASICTMGANASALEKEIGPEQFPVNEHYFGLVNFGNTCYCNSVLQALYFCRPFREKVLAYKSQPRKKENLLTCLADLFHSIATQKKKVGVIPPKKFITRLRKENELFDNYMQQDAHEFLNYLLNTIADILQEERKQEKQNGRLPNGNIDSENNNSTPDPTWVHEIFQGTLTNETRCLTCETISSKDEDFLDLSVDVEQNTSITHCLRGFSNTETLCSEYKYYCEECRSKQEAHKRMKVKKLPMILALHLKRFKYMDQLHRYTKLSYRVVFPLELRLFNTSGDATNPDRMYDLVAVVVHCGSGPNRGHYIAIVKSHDFWLLFDDDIVEKIDAQAIEEFYGLTSDISKNSESGYILFYQSRD, via the exons gGCGCCAATGCTTCGGCATTAGAGAAAGAGATTGGTCCAGAACAGTTTCCAGTCAATGAGCACTATTTTGGATTAGTCAAT TTTGGGAATACCTGCTACTGCAATTCAGTTCTTCAAGCACTTTATTTTTGTCGTCCATTTCGGGAAAAAGTTCTAGCCTACAAGAGTCAACCTAGGAAGAAGGAGAACCTTCTTACGTGCTTAGCAGATCTCTTCCATAGCATAGCCACTCAGAAGAAAAAGGTCGGAGTAATACCTCCTAAGAAGTTCATAACAAGGTTACGGAAAGAAAATG agcttTTTGACAACTACATGCAACAAGATGCCCATGAATTCTTAAATTATCTACTAAATACAATTGCTGATATTTTACAagaagagagaaagcaggaaaaacaaaatggccGCTTACCGAATGGTAATATTGATAGTGAAAATAACAACAGCACACCAGACCCAACGTGGGTTCATGAGATTTTTCAGGGAACATTAACTAATGAAACCAGATGTCTTACTTGTGAAACT aTAAGCAGTAAAGATGAAGATTTTTTAGACCTTTCTGTTGACGTGGAACAAAACACATCAATTACTCACTGCTTAAG GGGTTTTAGCAACACAGAAACTCTCTGCAGTGAATACAAATATTACTGTGAAGAGTGTCGCAGCAAACAGGAAGCACACAAACG gatgAAAGTTAAAAAACTGCCCATGATTCTAGCTCTACACCTGAAGAGATTTAAATATATGGATCAGCTTCATCGATATACAAAACTTTCTTACCGGGTAGTTTTTCCTTTAGAACTTCGTCTATTTAACACTTCAGGCGATGCAACCAATCCAGACAGAATGTATGACCTTGTTGCTGTTGTGGTTCACTGTGGAAG tgGTCCCAATCGAGGCCATTATATTGCAATAGTTAAGAGTCATGATTTTTGGTTGTTGTTCGATGACGACATTGTAGAA AAAATAGATGCACAAGCTATTGAAGAATTCTACGGGTTGACATCAGACATCTCCAAGAACTCTGAGTCTGGTTACATCCTTTTCTACCAGTCTCGGGACTGA